From a region of the Fischerella sp. JS2 genome:
- a CDS encoding ChaB family protein produces the protein MLYKSNQDLPVEIRTRLSEAYQDIYRAAYNSAIHWYGEATKAHQVALSAVKMQSAMHKSYVV, from the coding sequence ATGTTATATAAGTCCAATCAAGACTTGCCTGTGGAGATTCGCACTCGCTTATCCGAGGCATACCAGGATATTTACCGGGCGGCTTATAACTCGGCTATTCATTGGTATGGTGAAGCTACAAAGGCTCATCAAGTAGCTTTAAGTGCTGTTAAAATGCAGTCTGCTATGCATAAAAGTTATGTTGTCTAA
- a CDS encoding HAD family hydrolase yields the protein MLRLITDFDGPIIDVSERYYRVYQFCLEEIRRPGQKVQELSKAEFWQMKRERVPETQIGMVSGLDELQAKDFSSLRRKTVHTEPYFQHDRLAVGAVDALLKIQQAGVDLAVMTMRRVWELDYAFKQYDLGKFFPKNRCYCLSNDYVKTRDIDDKPLLMARALKELPIATDTWMVGDTEADITAAKKHGIKAIAVESGIRDRAQLKLYQPDLIVKDFGVAVDLVLERALQLTGTW from the coding sequence ATGTTAAGACTTATTACAGACTTTGATGGCCCAATTATCGATGTCTCAGAACGATATTATCGCGTATATCAGTTCTGCTTAGAGGAAATCCGCCGTCCTGGGCAAAAAGTGCAAGAACTTTCTAAAGCAGAATTTTGGCAAATGAAGCGCGAACGCGTGCCAGAAACACAAATTGGTATGGTTTCTGGTTTGGATGAGTTACAAGCAAAAGACTTTTCTAGCCTGCGCCGTAAAACAGTACATACGGAACCTTATTTCCAGCATGATCGCCTAGCAGTTGGTGCAGTGGATGCGTTGTTAAAAATTCAACAGGCTGGTGTTGATTTAGCGGTTATGACTATGCGCCGAGTCTGGGAGCTAGATTATGCTTTCAAACAGTATGATTTAGGTAAATTTTTCCCTAAAAATCGCTGTTATTGTCTGAGTAATGATTATGTAAAAACCCGTGACATTGATGATAAACCCTTATTAATGGCACGAGCATTAAAAGAACTACCAATCGCTACAGATACATGGATGGTAGGAGACACAGAAGCAGATATTACTGCTGCTAAAAAGCACGGTATAAAAGCAATTGCTGTGGAAAGTGGTATTCGCGATCGCGCACAATTAAAACTTTATCAGCCAGATCTTATTGTCAAGGATTTCGGTGTAGCTGTTGATTTAGTTTTAGAGCGAGCGTTACAACTAACTGGAACTTGGTAA
- the hppD gene encoding 4-hydroxyphenylpyruvate dioxygenase, whose amino-acid sequence MKINWVHFYVEDAKAWRDWFVSHLGFQAVESSTLLTPFIYTNNESCFHTCTEAIKSGSVCFLLSSPLSPTSPVADFLRQHPPGVADVAFVIEDVEAAIARAQAYGAKVLQPIQHYQYGDRYIKWSKIAAWGSLTHTLIEKREDKKISPHHPTTRSPHHSITAIDHIVLNVAVGDLKRAVTWYEKILDFQPQQTFQIQTDYSSLYSQVMVSRYGDVQLPINEPASANSQIQEFLNVNQGPGIQHIALQTANIVSAIAKFRACGLSLLPVPQSYYLQLKERPEFPLSSAELEAITQQEILVDWNQKTPHALLLQIFTQPIFGQPTFFFEFIERRCQAQGFGEGNFQALFEAIEREQIKRGSLLEIRE is encoded by the coding sequence ATGAAAATTAATTGGGTTCACTTTTACGTGGAAGATGCCAAAGCTTGGCGTGATTGGTTTGTCAGTCATCTTGGTTTTCAGGCGGTTGAAAGTTCGACACTTTTAACCCCCTTTATATATACAAACAACGAGAGTTGTTTTCACACTTGTACAGAAGCAATTAAAAGTGGTTCTGTTTGCTTTTTGTTGTCTTCACCACTTTCACCTACAAGTCCAGTCGCAGATTTTCTGCGCCAGCATCCCCCCGGTGTGGCAGATGTTGCTTTTGTCATTGAAGATGTAGAAGCAGCGATCGCTCGCGCTCAAGCATACGGTGCTAAAGTCTTACAACCCATCCAACACTATCAATATGGAGACAGATACATTAAGTGGAGCAAAATAGCTGCTTGGGGTTCTCTGACACATACGTTGATAGAAAAAAGGGAAGATAAGAAGATTTCACCCCACCACCCCACCACCCGATCACCCCACCACTCGATCACCGCCATAGATCACATTGTCCTCAATGTTGCAGTGGGTGATCTAAAACGTGCAGTGACTTGGTATGAAAAAATCCTTGATTTTCAACCCCAGCAGACATTTCAAATTCAAACCGATTACTCGTCTTTGTACAGCCAAGTGATGGTTTCTCGCTACGGCGATGTCCAATTGCCAATTAATGAACCCGCTTCAGCTAATTCTCAAATTCAGGAATTTCTAAATGTTAATCAAGGTCCAGGAATTCAACATATTGCTTTACAAACTGCGAACATTGTAAGTGCGATCGCTAAATTTCGTGCTTGTGGTTTATCCTTGCTCCCAGTTCCCCAAAGCTATTATTTGCAGCTCAAAGAACGTCCAGAATTTCCCCTTTCTAGTGCAGAACTAGAAGCGATCACTCAACAAGAAATTTTGGTGGACTGGAACCAAAAGACTCCCCATGCTTTGCTACTGCAAATTTTCACCCAGCCTATTTTTGGACAGCCCACTTTTTTCTTTGAATTTATAGAACGCCGTTGCCAAGCTCAAGGTTTCGGTGAAGGCAATTTTCAAGCTTTATTTGAAGCGATCGAACGAGAACAAATTAAACGCGGTAGCTTGTTAGAGATTAGGGAGTAG
- a CDS encoding CPP1-like family protein, with amino-acid sequence MSEQSPYEKLGVSEEASFDEIQDVRNRLLQQYSGDSKRVEVIEAAYDAILMDRLRMRQEGKIKVPERIRFPERLVQAPPKETPVPREQSPAWLQKFIDKPTLADVLLPSIWYLGLSAISVFYPGGGDQILSMALVVGVGISIYFINRKQGKFGRAVLFILFGLITGLIAGGMIASWVIPQIQQFVTLTPNQFSTVLTFVLLWLISSFFK; translated from the coding sequence ATGAGCGAGCAAAGTCCCTACGAAAAACTTGGGGTATCTGAAGAAGCTAGCTTCGATGAAATTCAAGATGTTCGTAATCGCCTCTTGCAGCAATATAGCGGCGATAGCAAGCGTGTAGAAGTCATCGAAGCAGCTTACGATGCGATTTTGATGGATCGCTTGCGGATGCGCCAAGAAGGAAAGATTAAAGTACCTGAACGTATCCGATTTCCAGAACGCCTTGTACAAGCACCACCTAAAGAAACTCCCGTCCCTCGCGAACAGTCACCTGCCTGGCTGCAAAAGTTTATAGATAAACCAACACTAGCAGATGTGCTTTTACCTAGTATTTGGTATCTAGGTTTAAGTGCTATAAGCGTATTTTATCCAGGTGGTGGCGATCAAATTTTATCGATGGCGTTAGTGGTTGGTGTAGGTATTAGTATTTACTTCATTAATCGTAAGCAAGGTAAGTTTGGTCGAGCAGTTTTATTTATCCTATTTGGTTTAATTACAGGTTTAATTGCCGGAGGAATGATTGCTAGTTGGGTAATCCCACAAATACAGCAGTTTGTTACTCTGACACCAAATCAGTTTTCTACGGTATTGACTTTTGTCTTGTTGTGGTTGATTAGTAGTTTCTTTAAGTAA
- the hisIE gene encoding bifunctional phosphoribosyl-AMP cyclohydrolase/phosphoribosyl-ATP diphosphatase HisIE — translation MFFSASNPQHQVIPVDQIRYDSRGLVPAIVQDYLDGTVLMMAWMNRESLQKTLETGETWFWSRSRQELWHKGETSGHIQKVQSLRYDCDSDALLIGVEQVGDIACHTGERSCFHQVEGKITPPPADILSQLFAVICDRRDHPQESSYTCKLLAGGDNKILKKIGEESAEVVMAFKDNDDDAIAAEVADLFYHTLVALAHHQVDLKSVYRKLQERRR, via the coding sequence ATGTTTTTTTCTGCGAGCAATCCCCAACACCAAGTTATCCCTGTTGATCAAATTCGCTACGATTCGCGCGGTCTTGTCCCGGCAATTGTCCAAGACTATCTAGATGGTACTGTTTTGATGATGGCGTGGATGAATCGGGAGTCATTACAAAAGACCTTAGAAACAGGAGAAACTTGGTTTTGGAGTCGTTCCCGTCAGGAGTTATGGCACAAGGGAGAAACTTCTGGACATATTCAGAAGGTGCAAAGTCTTCGTTACGACTGTGACAGTGATGCACTGCTAATAGGAGTTGAGCAGGTGGGAGATATTGCCTGCCATACTGGTGAACGCAGTTGTTTTCATCAGGTAGAAGGGAAAATCACTCCACCACCTGCTGATATTTTGTCACAATTATTTGCTGTGATTTGCGATCGCCGTGATCATCCTCAGGAAAGTTCATACACTTGCAAACTATTGGCAGGTGGTGATAACAAGATTTTAAAAAAAATTGGCGAGGAAAGCGCAGAGGTCGTCATGGCGTTTAAGGATAATGATGACGATGCGATCGCAGCAGAGGTTGCAGATTTGTTTTACCATACCCTGGTTGCTCTTGCTCACCATCAGGTGGACTTGAAATCAGTGTATCGCAAGTTACAGGAGCGTCGTCGCTAA
- a CDS encoding serine/threonine-protein kinase: protein MSYCVNPNCPNPENLAYCQRCQSCGSRLLLRSRYRVVKALGQGGFGATFLANDEALPGEPSCVIKQLRPSGTAPHVLQMARELFEREAMTLGKIGNHPQVPRLLDYFEEREQFYLVQEYISGSTIQQEVKHTGVFTEAGVKQFLSEILPLLEYIHERKVIHRDIKPANIIRRAQDSRLVLIDFGAVTNQVRQAVMNHSEHTALTAYAIGTPGFAPPEQMAMRPVYASDIYALGITCIYLLTSKSPKDLEYKPTTGEMIWEHHVHVSDHLADVLRKMLEVSVRNRYQTAEEVLRALELEPYLESLSKSLVSQPSGGVKERTVHHLEDSGIYSSNPSGVSGMSVAQVAAAIRARRAKITEGAGVTHAGGTRQRTLTTKSTTLASSCSSSQGQKAQAMRQLDSQNLIAAYLKGRRDFALHNLNLLNLQGANLSETNFHSSQLQRVNFQGANLQSSDFGRASLNRANLRDSNLTKAYLNNADLEGADLRGADLSYAYLQNANLRGANLCGANLTGAKISEEQLALAKTNWMTVRPNGRRGLL from the coding sequence ATGAGCTACTGCGTAAATCCTAACTGTCCCAATCCAGAAAACTTGGCGTATTGCCAGAGGTGTCAGTCTTGTGGCTCGCGATTGCTGTTGCGCTCGCGCTACCGGGTAGTGAAAGCTTTAGGTCAAGGTGGTTTTGGAGCAACCTTTTTAGCCAATGATGAAGCCTTGCCAGGCGAACCGAGTTGCGTAATCAAGCAATTACGTCCATCAGGAACTGCACCCCACGTTCTACAAATGGCACGGGAGTTGTTTGAAAGAGAAGCTATGACTTTAGGCAAGATTGGCAATCATCCGCAAGTACCACGCCTGTTAGACTACTTTGAAGAGCGCGAACAATTCTATTTGGTTCAGGAATACATTAGCGGCTCCACCATACAGCAAGAGGTTAAACATACAGGAGTATTCACTGAAGCAGGAGTGAAGCAATTTTTGAGCGAGATCCTGCCATTACTGGAATATATACACGAACGTAAGGTAATACATCGTGATATCAAACCTGCCAATATAATTCGTCGCGCTCAAGATAGTAGATTAGTCCTTATAGACTTTGGTGCTGTTACCAATCAAGTCAGACAAGCTGTGATGAACCACTCAGAACACACAGCATTAACTGCATATGCAATTGGCACTCCTGGTTTTGCACCTCCCGAGCAAATGGCAATGCGTCCAGTCTACGCTAGTGATATCTATGCTTTGGGAATTACATGCATTTATCTACTAACCAGCAAATCTCCTAAAGATTTGGAATATAAACCCACAACAGGCGAAATGATATGGGAACATCACGTACATGTGAGTGATCATCTAGCAGACGTGTTGCGGAAAATGCTGGAAGTCTCTGTACGTAATCGCTACCAAACAGCTGAAGAAGTACTCAGAGCATTAGAACTAGAACCGTATTTAGAGAGTTTGTCGAAAAGTTTGGTTTCTCAACCAAGCGGCGGTGTTAAAGAACGAACAGTTCACCATTTAGAAGATTCTGGTATTTATAGCAGCAATCCTTCCGGTGTCTCTGGTATGAGTGTGGCGCAGGTAGCAGCAGCAATTCGAGCAAGACGGGCTAAAATCACAGAAGGTGCTGGTGTTACCCATGCAGGGGGAACACGACAACGAACGCTAACCACAAAATCAACAACTTTGGCTAGCAGTTGTAGTAGTTCTCAAGGTCAAAAAGCTCAGGCTATGCGCCAATTAGATAGCCAAAATTTGATTGCAGCTTATCTGAAAGGGAGACGGGATTTTGCCCTACACAATTTAAATCTGCTCAACTTGCAAGGTGCCAATTTATCAGAAACAAATTTTCATTCTTCTCAACTGCAAAGAGTTAACTTCCAAGGAGCTAATCTCCAAAGTAGTGACTTTGGCAGAGCTAGTCTGAATCGAGCGAATCTTAGAGATAGTAATTTAACCAAAGCTTACCTGAATAATGCTGATTTAGAGGGAGCAGACTTACGAGGTGCGGATCTCAGCTATGCTTATCTGCAAAACGCCAACCTACGGGGAGCTAATTTGTGTGGTGCTAATTTGACTGGTGCAAAAATTTCTGAAGAACAACTAGCACTAGCCAAAACGAATTGGATGACGGTACGTCCCAATGGTAGACGAGGGTTGTTGTAA
- a CDS encoding metallothionein, translating to MTTVTQMKCACESCLCIVSIGDAIQKDDKYYCSEACAEGHKTTKGCGHTGCSC from the coding sequence ATGACTACCGTAACCCAAATGAAATGTGCCTGTGAATCTTGCCTATGCATTGTTTCTATTGGAGATGCGATTCAAAAAGATGATAAATACTACTGTTCTGAAGCCTGCGCTGAAGGTCATAAAACCACGAAAGGCTGTGGTCACACTGGTTGTAGCTGTTAG
- the hemL gene encoding glutamate-1-semialdehyde 2,1-aminomutase — protein sequence MVNTTIKTTKSQEIFAAAQNLMPGGVNSPVRAFKSVGGQPIVFDHVKGAYIWDVDGNQYIDYVGTWGPAICGHAHPEVIAALHEALEKGTSFGAPCVLENVLAEMVIDAVPSIEMVRFVNSGTEACMAVLRLMRAFTGREKVIKFEGCYHGHADMFLVKAGSGVATLGLPDSPGVPKSVTSNTLTAPFNDLEAVKALFEENRDQIAGIILEPVVGNAGFIPPDAGFLEGLRELTQEHGALLVFDEVMTGFRIAYGGAQEKFGITPDLTTLGKVIGGGLPVGAYGGRRDIMSMVAPAGPMYQAGTLSGNPLAMTAGIKTLELLQKSGTYEYLDKITKKLANGLLQIAQETGHAACGGAISAMFGLFFTAGPVHNYEDAKKSDLAKFARFHRGMLEHGIYLAPSQFEAGFTSFAHTEEDIDRTLEAARDVMSQL from the coding sequence TTGGTAAATACAACAATTAAAACAACAAAATCACAAGAAATCTTCGCTGCTGCTCAAAACCTTATGCCAGGAGGGGTAAACTCTCCAGTTCGCGCCTTCAAATCTGTGGGAGGACAACCAATTGTCTTTGATCATGTTAAAGGCGCATACATTTGGGATGTAGATGGCAATCAATACATCGACTATGTAGGTACTTGGGGACCAGCTATTTGTGGTCATGCCCATCCGGAAGTGATTGCAGCGCTGCATGAAGCCCTAGAAAAAGGCACTAGTTTTGGTGCGCCTTGCGTGCTGGAAAACGTCTTAGCAGAAATGGTGATTGATGCTGTTCCTAGCATTGAAATGGTAAGATTTGTTAACTCCGGCACTGAGGCTTGTATGGCCGTACTGCGATTAATGCGGGCTTTCACCGGACGTGAAAAAGTCATTAAATTTGAGGGTTGCTACCACGGTCATGCTGATATGTTTCTGGTAAAAGCAGGTTCCGGTGTTGCTACCCTGGGTTTACCAGACTCTCCCGGCGTTCCCAAATCAGTAACAAGTAATACTCTAACTGCGCCTTTCAATGATTTGGAAGCCGTCAAAGCTTTGTTTGAAGAAAACCGTGACCAAATCGCTGGAATAATTCTAGAACCAGTAGTAGGTAATGCTGGGTTCATTCCTCCTGACGCTGGATTTTTAGAAGGGTTACGGGAACTTACTCAGGAACACGGTGCTTTATTGGTATTTGACGAGGTAATGACGGGCTTCCGTATCGCCTACGGTGGCGCTCAAGAAAAGTTTGGTATTACCCCTGATCTGACTACCTTAGGTAAAGTTATCGGTGGTGGTTTACCTGTAGGAGCCTATGGTGGTCGTCGGGATATCATGTCAATGGTGGCTCCTGCTGGCCCGATGTATCAAGCTGGGACTCTTTCTGGTAATCCCCTAGCCATGACTGCGGGTATTAAGACCTTGGAATTACTACAAAAATCTGGGACTTACGAGTACTTAGATAAAATCACCAAGAAGTTGGCAAACGGTTTGTTGCAAATTGCTCAAGAAACTGGTCATGCAGCTTGCGGCGGTGCTATCAGTGCTATGTTTGGTTTATTCTTTACTGCTGGCCCTGTTCATAACTACGAAGATGCTAAGAAATCAGATTTGGCTAAGTTTGCTCGTTTTCATCGCGGTATGTTAGAGCATGGTATTTACTTGGCACCATCGCAATTTGAAGCTGGATTTACTTCTTTTGCTCACACAGAGGAAGATATTGATAGAACGCTAGAAGCAGCTAGGGATGTAATGTCTCAACTGTAA
- a CDS encoding DUF2811 domain-containing protein has product MNTTVSIFTEIPETLHESLKIYLEKHPDWDQNRVLTAALSLFLLQNGDSDRRAARVYLETLFHHC; this is encoded by the coding sequence ATGAATACAACTGTCAGCATTTTTACAGAAATTCCTGAAACACTACACGAATCTCTCAAAATTTACTTAGAAAAGCATCCTGATTGGGATCAAAATCGAGTTTTAACAGCTGCGCTGTCGTTGTTTTTACTCCAAAATGGGGATAGCGATCGCCGTGCTGCTCGTGTATACTTGGAAACTTTATTCCATCACTGCTAA
- a CDS encoding energy-coupling factor transporter transmembrane protein EcfT, with protein sequence MDLLRSLPIGLYLEQPQTWLHKLDPRIKFIWLMSFLTTYIFANNLWRVLLVILLILATLIARIPKRVWQQQMGWLLMLCFFVLVIAAISPDGLGISYQPRLPENDFILTEQSNLTTSTTPAPTIETLPTHNQQKYSYVLFEKGVIKVTRRSLDLAISLSTILFTVIYSTNLYLLTTAPEEITAALESLMQPLQRFNIPVTEITLMLTLSLRFIPLVLEEVQNLVRSIMTRAINWKKLGLKGAVKVWMLVAERLLQNLLLRAEQMANAMMVRGFTSPNEHRVQWHDLRLKKRDWLAIATLILFWGVRLAIGTEV encoded by the coding sequence ATGGATTTACTGCGATCGCTACCAATAGGTCTTTATTTAGAACAACCACAAACTTGGTTACACAAACTCGATCCGCGTATCAAGTTTATCTGGTTGATGAGCTTTCTGACTACTTACATTTTTGCTAACAACTTATGGCGGGTATTACTGGTTATATTGTTGATTCTTGCTACCTTAATCGCTAGAATTCCCAAGCGAGTTTGGCAGCAGCAGATGGGTTGGTTATTAATGCTATGCTTTTTTGTGTTAGTGATTGCTGCTATTAGCCCTGATGGTTTGGGTATAAGCTATCAACCCCGCCTGCCAGAAAACGATTTTATCCTAACCGAGCAATCAAATCTTACTACTTCTACTACTCCTGCTCCAACTATTGAAACTTTACCCACTCACAATCAGCAAAAATATAGTTACGTACTATTTGAAAAAGGGGTAATAAAAGTAACTCGTCGTTCTTTAGATTTAGCAATCAGCCTGAGTACTATTTTATTTACTGTGATTTATAGTACTAATTTATACTTGTTGACCACTGCTCCAGAAGAAATCACAGCTGCGCTCGAAAGCTTAATGCAACCACTACAAAGGTTTAATATACCTGTGACTGAAATCACCTTAATGTTGACTTTGTCATTACGTTTTATACCTTTGGTTTTAGAAGAAGTACAGAATTTAGTTCGCTCGATCATGACAAGAGCAATCAATTGGAAAAAATTAGGATTAAAAGGAGCAGTTAAAGTTTGGATGCTTGTAGCAGAAAGACTTTTGCAGAACCTGCTACTGAGAGCAGAACAAATGGCAAACGCCATGATGGTCAGAGGTTTTACCAGTCCTAATGAACATCGGGTTCAATGGCACGACTTACGCCTCAAAAAACGCGACTGGCTAGCGATCGCAACTTTAATTCTGTTTTGGGGAGTGCGGTTGGCAATAGGTACTGAAGTTTAG
- the der gene encoding ribosome biogenesis GTPase Der, translating into MRLPIVAIIGRPNVGKSTLVNRLAGEQSAIVYDQPGVTRDRTYLNAFWRDREFMVVDTGGLVFNDDTEFLPLIRQQAMAALGEASAAIFVVDGLTGPTAADEEIATWLRQQPVPVLLAVNKCESPEQGLIQAAEFWNLGLGEPFPVSAIHGSGTGDLLDALVNYLQPVQDLPDIDEIKIAIVGRPNVGKSSLLNALVGEERAIVSPISGTTRDAIDTEIERNGQTYRLIDTAGIRKKKNVEYGPEFFSINRAFKAIRRADVVLLVIDAIDGVTEQDQKLAGRVIEEGRACVVVVNKWDAVDKDSYTIYDYEKHLQERLHFTEWSETIFVSALTGQRVEKILELVNQAAAEHKRRVSTSVINEVLEEAVRWHSPPVSRSGKQGKIYYGTQVSTQPPTIALFVNDAKRFNDNYRRYIERQFRQQLGFKGTPIRLIWRSKKARDVENANNNRAARV; encoded by the coding sequence ATGAGACTTCCTATCGTAGCTATTATTGGTCGCCCAAATGTGGGCAAATCTACTCTTGTCAATCGTTTGGCAGGGGAGCAATCTGCTATTGTTTATGACCAACCAGGAGTAACACGCGATCGCACATATTTAAACGCCTTTTGGCGCGATCGTGAATTTATGGTTGTCGATACTGGTGGTTTAGTCTTTAATGATGATACTGAATTTTTACCACTAATTCGCCAACAGGCTATGGCCGCCCTTGGAGAAGCTAGTGCGGCTATTTTTGTAGTTGACGGCTTGACTGGCCCGACAGCCGCTGACGAAGAAATCGCTACATGGTTACGACAACAACCTGTACCCGTACTGTTGGCTGTGAATAAATGTGAATCTCCAGAACAAGGTTTAATCCAAGCTGCCGAATTTTGGAATTTAGGGTTAGGTGAACCTTTTCCTGTCTCTGCTATTCATGGTAGTGGTACGGGAGATTTACTAGATGCACTGGTAAATTATTTACAGCCAGTCCAGGATCTTCCAGATATAGATGAAATCAAAATCGCAATTGTCGGACGTCCAAATGTAGGCAAATCAAGCTTGTTGAATGCTTTGGTTGGTGAAGAAAGAGCGATTGTGAGCCCAATTTCCGGTACAACTCGTGATGCAATTGATACTGAAATTGAACGTAATGGACAAACCTATCGTTTGATTGACACCGCCGGAATTCGCAAAAAGAAAAACGTAGAATACGGCCCGGAATTTTTTAGTATCAATCGCGCTTTTAAAGCAATTCGTCGCGCTGATGTCGTTTTATTGGTAATCGATGCTATTGATGGTGTCACAGAACAAGACCAAAAGTTAGCCGGACGGGTAATCGAAGAAGGACGGGCCTGTGTTGTTGTGGTGAATAAGTGGGATGCGGTAGACAAAGACTCTTACACCATCTACGATTACGAAAAACATTTACAAGAAAGGTTGCATTTTACTGAGTGGTCAGAAACCATCTTTGTCAGCGCTTTGACTGGACAAAGGGTAGAGAAGATTTTGGAATTGGTAAATCAGGCAGCTGCGGAACACAAGCGCCGCGTCAGCACCTCAGTAATCAACGAAGTTCTCGAAGAAGCTGTTCGCTGGCATTCCCCACCAGTCAGTCGCAGTGGCAAACAGGGCAAAATTTATTACGGTACGCAAGTTAGCACTCAGCCACCTACAATAGCATTGTTTGTCAATGATGCTAAACGTTTTAATGATAACTACCGTCGCTATATCGAGCGACAATTCCGGCAACAACTAGGATTCAAGGGTACTCCAATCCGATTGATCTGGCGGAGTAAAAAAGCTCGAGATGTGGAAAATGCTAATAATAACAGAGCTGCCCGCGTCTAG
- a CDS encoding response regulator transcription factor has product MAPAKILVVDDDPAVRNLIQRFLMKQNYQVEAAEDGKTALALFEQFNPDLVILDVNLPDVIGFNLCQEMQSRNGVFVLMLTSRADEADKIRGFSKGADDYLTKPFGLGELEVRVAAILRRQRVVTTAEQKRLIFEKLMIDPVRREVTLNHEPVPLTALEFDLLHFLASHPGRVWRRAELIQEVWDYEYVGDQRVVDVHIGQIRKKIEADASQPALIQTVRGVGYKFECPPQSQQPDKPQ; this is encoded by the coding sequence ATGGCTCCCGCCAAGATTCTTGTAGTTGATGACGACCCTGCGGTTCGGAATTTAATCCAACGCTTTTTGATGAAGCAGAACTATCAGGTGGAGGCTGCTGAAGATGGTAAAACTGCTCTAGCTCTGTTTGAGCAATTTAATCCAGATTTGGTCATTTTGGATGTTAATTTACCAGACGTAATCGGCTTTAACCTCTGCCAAGAAATGCAAAGCCGCAATGGTGTTTTTGTTCTGATGTTAACTAGCCGTGCAGATGAAGCTGACAAGATTCGCGGCTTTTCTAAAGGTGCTGATGACTATCTCACCAAGCCATTTGGTCTGGGAGAACTGGAAGTCAGAGTTGCAGCTATTTTGCGGCGTCAGCGGGTTGTAACCACAGCAGAACAAAAACGCCTTATCTTTGAAAAGTTGATGATTGACCCGGTGCGGCGAGAGGTAACGCTCAATCATGAACCAGTACCTTTAACTGCCTTAGAATTTGACTTGTTGCATTTTTTAGCTAGCCATCCAGGCCGAGTTTGGCGAAGAGCTGAACTAATCCAGGAAGTTTGGGATTATGAATACGTCGGCGACCAACGGGTTGTGGATGTACACATAGGTCAAATTCGCAAGAAAATAGAAGCTGATGCTAGCCAGCCAGCATTAATTCAGACTGTACGTGGTGTTGGCTACAAATTTGAATGTCCTCCTCAATCTCAACAGCCTGACAAACCACAATAG
- a CDS encoding class I SAM-dependent methyltransferase, producing MTQQREFPDWNNLYQERQVETMPWYNPDIDADLEQALIEFKIVSGIVLDLGTGPGTQAIALAKKGFRVTGSDISEAAITQANSKAKEEGLDVSFIQDDIFNSHLNQEFDFVFDRGCFHVFHPDLRQDYVRIVHSLIKPKGYLFLKCFSHLETREGGPYRFTPEEIKQIFGDRFHVRSIHETVYQGTLDPLPKALFSILQKI from the coding sequence ATGACTCAACAACGGGAATTTCCTGATTGGAATAATTTGTATCAAGAACGGCAAGTGGAAACTATGCCTTGGTATAATCCAGATATAGATGCTGATCTGGAGCAAGCTTTAATTGAGTTCAAGATTGTTTCTGGAATAGTATTGGATCTCGGAACTGGGCCGGGTACACAGGCGATCGCATTAGCGAAAAAAGGTTTTCGGGTGACTGGGAGTGATATTTCTGAAGCTGCGATCACTCAGGCTAATAGTAAGGCTAAAGAAGAAGGTTTAGATGTTAGTTTTATACAGGATGATATTTTTAATAGTCATTTGAATCAAGAGTTTGATTTTGTGTTTGATCGGGGCTGTTTTCATGTATTTCATCCTGATTTAAGACAGGATTATGTTCGGATTGTGCACAGTTTGATTAAGCCCAAAGGTTATTTGTTTCTGAAATGCTTTAGCCATTTGGAAACAAGGGAAGGAGGCCCTTATCGATTTACACCGGAAGAAATCAAGCAAATTTTTGGCGATCGCTTCCATGTAAGATCTATTCATGAAACGGTTTATCAAGGTACTCTCGACCCATTGCCCAAGGCGTTATTTAGTATTTTGCAAAAAATTTAA